From the genome of Virgibacillus siamensis, one region includes:
- a CDS encoding heptaprenyl diphosphate synthase component 1: MQTSDLDLNNFKSLIRKKMKHTYLDEYVQIPEINDDKLFILFNVLENTTLTEFQKENYIVTTMLVQMALDTHDLVPQSNEPEQTARESKAKQLSVLAGDYYSGLYYLILSGIEDIKLVHTLASAIKEINEYKMQLYYRESTSLEELLFIISKLDSLLIKHVADLAEENSISSTAADWLLTKKLLGIKNELELNGTLPSSEIYSDLPNYELLQEKEIINQQISNSVNRLKSLLVHFPLHLKPVKSSLVERLNGKASDSRIIVEEG, from the coding sequence TTGCAGACTTCCGATTTGGATCTGAACAACTTTAAATCATTAATACGTAAGAAGATGAAGCACACCTACTTGGATGAATACGTGCAAATTCCGGAAATTAATGATGATAAGCTGTTCATTTTATTTAACGTATTGGAAAATACGACATTAACCGAATTTCAAAAAGAAAATTACATCGTTACTACAATGCTTGTTCAAATGGCCCTGGATACGCATGATTTAGTACCGCAATCCAATGAACCGGAACAAACGGCACGGGAAAGCAAAGCAAAACAGTTGTCAGTGCTTGCTGGTGATTACTATAGTGGTTTATATTATTTGATCCTTTCCGGAATAGAGGATATAAAATTGGTTCATACACTTGCTTCAGCGATTAAGGAAATCAATGAATATAAAATGCAATTATATTACAGGGAATCAACATCTCTAGAGGAATTATTATTTATTATATCGAAACTTGATTCATTATTGATTAAGCATGTTGCAGACCTTGCAGAAGAAAATAGTATAAGCAGCACTGCTGCAGATTGGCTGTTGACAAAGAAATTGCTGGGAATAAAAAATGAACTGGAATTGAATGGCACATTACCATCATCGGAAATTTATTCTGACCTTCCGAATTACGAACTCTTACAGGAAAAGGAAATAATCAATCAGCAAATTTCCAATAGTGTGAACCGGCTTAAGTCATTATTGGTTCACTTTCCCCTACATTTGAAACCAGTTAAATCAAGCCTTGTGGAAAGGTTAAATGGGAAGGCATCAGACTCCAGAATCATTGTGGAAGAAGGGTAA
- a CDS encoding HU family DNA-binding protein — translation MNKTDLVNAVAEKSELSKKDATKAVDAVFESVMDSLKKGEKVQLIGFGNFEVRERSARKGRNPQTGEEIKIPASKVPAFKPGKALKESVK, via the coding sequence ATGAACAAAACAGACTTAGTAAATGCAGTCGCAGAAAAGAGCGAGCTTTCTAAAAAGGATGCTACAAAAGCTGTAGATGCAGTCTTCGAATCTGTCATGGATTCACTTAAAAAAGGTGAAAAAGTACAATTGATCGGATTCGGGAATTTTGAAGTACGTGAGCGTTCTGCTCGTAAAGGTCGTAACCCTCAAACAGGGGAAGAAATCAAAATTCCTGCAAGCAAGGTTCCTGCATTCAAACCAGGAAAAGCCCTAAAAGAGAGCGTTAAGTAA